CCGGACGTACTGGCCCGTGTAATGGGCGCCGTCAAGGAGTGGTTCCTCATCAGCTGCGTGGTAAACGCCACCTGGCTGTTTGCCTGGCATTATGAACTGATCCCTGTCACCGTCGGACTCATACTGATTTTACTCGCTTCGCTTTTTATCATTCATGTGAACATCGGCATTGGCCGCACTACGGCCAGCATGCCTGAAAAGCTGTTCATCCATGTGCCTTTCAGTATTTACCTGGGATGGATCAGCATTGCCACCCTCGCCAATATCACGACCCTGCTGGTATATGCGGGATGGACCGGCAGCGTCACCTTCCAGGTATGGTGGACCATCAGCATGATTGCCGTGGGCACACTGATCAGCATACTGATGGTGTTGCGGCGTAACAATATCCTGCACGCACTGGTGGCAGTATGGGCGTTCTACGGCATCCTGGTCAAACGAAGAGAAGCCGGTGTGACAGAACAACAACCGGTTATTCATTGTTGTGTGATTGCCATTGGTATTATCGCGATCGCTATTTCCTGGCATTTGTACAGGAAACCACGATCATAAAAAGTAAAATATTATTTTTGAGGCGCAATTAACTAAAGCTATTATATGTTTCCATCTACCAGTCCAGTGGCCACCAAAGCGTGGCAGGCATTATCAAAACATGCCGATGAAATGAAAAAGGTACAAATGCGTGCCTTGTTTATGGAAGACCAGGAACGTTTTAAAACGTTTTCGCTTCAACTGGAAGACACCCTGTTCGACTATTCCAAGAACCTGATCACTGAAGATACCCGCAGCCTGCTGCTTTCACTGGCAGATGAGTGCGGGGTGAACACCGCTATCAAGGCCATGTTCGGCGCCGAAAAGATCAACGTTACGGAGAACCGTGCCGTGCTGCATACCGCACTGCGCAACTTCTCCGGCAAACCAGTTATGCTCGACGGCCGTGACGTGATGCCAGACGTACTGGGCGTGCTCAACAAAATGGACCACATCTGCCGGCAGATACATTCCGGTGAGTGGAAAGGATACACGGGAAAGCCTATACGTTATATCGTTAACATCGGCATCGGCGGCTCCGACCTCGGCCCGGTGATGGTGACAGAAGCACTGAAACCTTACTGGAAGCCAGGCATACAGCCTCACTTTGTGTCTAACGTGGACGGCACCCATATCGTGGAAACACTGAAACAAGTGACTCCCGAGGAAACGCTTTTCCTCATTGCGTCCAAAACGTTCACCACACAGGAAACCATGACCAACGCGCACACTGCGCGCAACTGGTTCCTCGAACATGCCAAAGACGAAAAATTTGTTGCCAAACATTTTGTGGCGTTATCTACCAACGAGAAAGCCGTGACTGCCTTCGGCATCGATCCCAACAACATGTTTGAGTTCTGGGATTGGGTAGGCGGCCGTTATTCCCTGTGGTCCGCTATTGGTTTGTCCATTGCGCTGACCATCGGTTATGAGCATTTCATTGAACTGCTCAATGGCGCACATGCGGCGGACAACCACTTCACACAAACACCTTTGGACCGTAACATACCGGCTATCATGGCGCTGGTTGGCCTTTGGAACGGCAACTTCCTTGGTGCGGCCACGGAAGCCATCCTGCCTTACGACCAGTACATGCACCGCTTCGCTGCCTACTTCCAGCAGGGCAATATGGAAAGCAACGGCAAACATGTGGACCGCAACGGTCAACCCGTGCAGTATGAAACCGGCCCGATCGTTTGGGGTGAACCCGGTACCAACGGCCAACATGCGTTCTATCAGCTGATACACCAGGGTACCCGGCTTATTCCATGCGATTTTATCGCACCGGCCATCAGCCACAATCCTATCGGCGACCATCACGTAAAACTGCTGTCTAACTTCTTCGCACAAACGGAGGCGCTCATGAACGGCAAAACGGAAGCGGAAGTGCGGGCGGAACTGCAACAGGCCAATACATCAGCAGAAGAGATCAAACGGGTACTGCCCTATAAGGTATTCACCGGCAACCGTCCGTCCAACT
This window of the Chitinophaga varians genome carries:
- the pgi gene encoding glucose-6-phosphate isomerase — protein: MFPSTSPVATKAWQALSKHADEMKKVQMRALFMEDQERFKTFSLQLEDTLFDYSKNLITEDTRSLLLSLADECGVNTAIKAMFGAEKINVTENRAVLHTALRNFSGKPVMLDGRDVMPDVLGVLNKMDHICRQIHSGEWKGYTGKPIRYIVNIGIGGSDLGPVMVTEALKPYWKPGIQPHFVSNVDGTHIVETLKQVTPEETLFLIASKTFTTQETMTNAHTARNWFLEHAKDEKFVAKHFVALSTNEKAVTAFGIDPNNMFEFWDWVGGRYSLWSAIGLSIALTIGYEHFIELLNGAHAADNHFTQTPLDRNIPAIMALVGLWNGNFLGAATEAILPYDQYMHRFAAYFQQGNMESNGKHVDRNGQPVQYETGPIVWGEPGTNGQHAFYQLIHQGTRLIPCDFIAPAISHNPIGDHHVKLLSNFFAQTEALMNGKTEAEVRAELQQANTSAEEIKRVLPYKVFTGNRPSNSFLLKEITPRSLGMLIAFYEHKIFVQGVIWNIYSFDQWGVELGKQLAGKILPELQNDDYVSNHDASTNGLINAFKAMRKQ
- a CDS encoding tryptophan-rich sensory protein, producing MMASHETLHYKNKSIFNTLAFLLMIATNALAWLLPINGKQTGEISDEYPHIFTPPGFTFSIWSLIYLSLLCFVIYQLWLAFSGKRPDVLARVMGAVKEWFLISCVVNATWLFAWHYELIPVTVGLILILLASLFIIHVNIGIGRTTASMPEKLFIHVPFSIYLGWISIATLANITTLLVYAGWTGSVTFQVWWTISMIAVGTLISILMVLRRNNILHALVAVWAFYGILVKRREAGVTEQQPVIHCCVIAIGIIAIAISWHLYRKPRS